A DNA window from Parabacteroides johnsonii DSM 18315 contains the following coding sequences:
- the mobB gene encoding conjugal transfer protein MobB encodes MVAKISLGKSLFGALAYNGEKINKEQGKLLGTNKIFDGCSGKMDICRAMQDFSRYLSPHTRTEKPVMHVSLNPHPDDRLTDMELEGIAREYMERMGFGEQPYIIYKHEDIDRHHLHIVTIRVDADGRCISDRNNFRRSKEITRDLERKYGLHPADRRQHRNDNPLRKVDASQGDVKRQVANTVKAVMATYKFRTMGEYRALLSLYNVTVEEARGMVNGREYHGLVYSATDDAGNKVGNPFKASRIGKSVGYEAVRRRFEYSNAQIRDKRLADMTRKTVAAALGRTYRKEEFIALLKAKGVDVVFRHTDEGRIYGATFIDHRMGCVLNGSRLGREFSANALQEHFTLLYADTPPMPFAVTRDEPQTEAHTYVEHDEGHSTGLGLLGGDASGAQAEEAAFERELKRRRKKRRKGLGL; translated from the coding sequence ATGGTCGCAAAAATCAGTTTAGGGAAATCGCTGTTCGGGGCGTTGGCGTACAACGGGGAGAAAATCAACAAGGAGCAGGGCAAGCTGCTCGGCACGAACAAAATCTTCGACGGCTGTTCCGGAAAGATGGACATCTGCCGTGCCATGCAGGACTTCTCCCGTTACCTCTCCCCGCACACGAGGACGGAGAAGCCAGTCATGCACGTGTCGCTCAATCCGCATCCCGACGACCGCCTGACGGACATGGAGTTGGAAGGCATCGCGCGTGAGTACATGGAACGGATGGGCTTCGGCGAACAGCCGTACATTATCTACAAGCACGAGGACATAGACCGCCACCACCTGCATATCGTGACCATCCGCGTGGATGCCGACGGCAGGTGCATCAGCGACCGCAACAACTTCCGCCGCAGCAAGGAGATTACCCGTGACTTGGAACGCAAGTACGGCCTGCACCCCGCCGACCGCAGGCAGCACCGCAACGACAATCCGCTCCGCAAGGTGGATGCCTCGCAGGGCGACGTGAAGCGTCAGGTGGCAAACACCGTCAAGGCGGTTATGGCTACTTATAAGTTCCGGACGATGGGCGAATACCGCGCCCTGCTCTCCCTCTACAACGTCACGGTGGAGGAAGCGCGTGGCATGGTGAACGGGCGCGAATATCATGGTTTGGTCTATTCCGCCACCGACGATGCCGGGAACAAGGTGGGCAATCCTTTCAAGGCGTCCCGCATCGGGAAGTCCGTCGGCTATGAGGCCGTGCGCCGCAGGTTTGAGTATTCCAATGCCCAAATTCGCGACAAGCGTCTAGCGGACATGACGCGCAAGACCGTTGCCGCCGCATTGGGCAGGACGTACCGCAAGGAAGAGTTCATCGCCCTGCTCAAAGCGAAGGGTGTGGACGTGGTGTTCCGCCATACGGACGAGGGGCGCATCTACGGGGCGACCTTCATCGACCACCGCATGGGCTGTGTGCTGAACGGCTCCCGGTTGGGCAGGGAATTTTCCGCCAATGCTTTGCAGGAGCATTTCACCCTGCTGTATGCAGACACGCCGCCAATGCCGTTCGCCGTTACACGGGACGAACCGCAGACGGAAGCCCATACCTATGTGGAACACGACGAGGGTCACTCCACGGGCTTGGGCTTGCTTGGCGGCGACGCATCGGGCGCACAGGCGGAGGAAGCCGCCTTCGAGCGCGAACTCAAACGCAGGCGGAAGAAACGCCGCAAGGGTTTGGGGCTGTGA
- the mobA gene encoding conjugal transfer protein MobA — MNRERKKGGRHPKLEKRTHHVMLRFSDEEWLRFLAMYEQTEVRAKAVFAKARIFGEEFRVFREDRTLVEYYAKLSSFHAQYRMIGNNYNQAVKELRCHFSEKKAMALLYKLEQCTKELAALTRRIVELTKEFEERWSQKSV; from the coding sequence ATGAACAGAGAACGAAAGAAAGGGGGCAGACACCCCAAGTTGGAAAAGAGGACGCACCATGTGATGCTGCGTTTCAGCGACGAGGAATGGCTCAGGTTCCTCGCCATGTACGAACAGACGGAGGTCAGGGCTAAGGCGGTCTTCGCCAAGGCCCGCATCTTCGGGGAGGAATTCCGCGTGTTCCGGGAGGACAGGACGCTGGTCGAATACTACGCCAAGCTGTCCTCTTTTCATGCGCAGTACCGCATGATAGGCAACAACTACAACCAGGCCGTCAAGGAGCTGCGCTGCCATTTCTCGGAGAAGAAGGCGATGGCGTTGCTCTACAAGCTGGAGCAATGCACGAAGGAACTGGCGGCTTTGACGCGCCGGATTGTGGAACTGACAAAGGAGTTCGAGGAACGATGGTCGCAAAAATCAGTTTAG
- a CDS encoding ParA family protein — protein MKKEPLFIAFSTQKGGAGKTTLTVLMASYLYYVKGYDVAVVDCDYPQFSIKDMRERDLKSIERNPYLRKIAYEQFKRIGKRAYPIVGSRPGNAIETVRPFVESATPPDFIFFDLTGTVNNLDLIRTVATMDYIFCPIAADRFIMESSLKYASVINDTLITTGKSNIKGIRLLWNMVDKREKTDLYDIYDKVIAGMGLEVLDTCLPDSKRFRKEGSEEGDRPFFRSTLLPPDKALAKGSGIDALAEEILGIVKR, from the coding sequence ATGAAAAAAGAACCTTTGTTCATCGCCTTCTCCACCCAGAAGGGAGGGGCAGGCAAAACGACACTCACCGTGCTGATGGCGAGTTACCTGTATTACGTGAAGGGGTATGATGTGGCGGTCGTGGACTGCGATTACCCCCAGTTCAGCATCAAGGACATGCGCGAACGCGACCTGAAAAGCATCGAGCGCAACCCGTACCTGCGCAAGATAGCCTACGAGCAGTTCAAGCGCATCGGCAAACGCGCCTACCCGATTGTGGGGAGCCGTCCCGGCAACGCGATTGAAACGGTCAGGCCATTTGTCGAGTCGGCGACACCGCCCGACTTCATCTTCTTCGACCTGACGGGTACGGTGAACAACCTCGACCTGATCCGGACGGTGGCGACGATGGACTACATCTTCTGCCCGATAGCCGCAGACCGTTTCATCATGGAAAGCTCGCTGAAGTACGCAAGCGTCATCAACGACACGCTAATCACCACAGGCAAGTCGAACATCAAGGGCATCCGCCTCTTGTGGAACATGGTGGACAAGCGTGAGAAGACCGACCTGTACGACATCTATGACAAGGTGATCGCCGGGATGGGGCTTGAAGTGCTGGACACCTGCCTGCCCGACAGCAAGCGTTTCCGCAAGGAAGGCTCGGAGGAAGGAGACCGCCCGTTCTTCCGCTCCACGCTGCTGCCGCCGGACAAGGCGTTGGCGAAAGGGAGCGGCATCGATGCCCTCGCGGAGGAAATACTCGGCATCGTAAAACGTTGA
- a CDS encoding DUF3408 domain-containing protein encodes MAKKLDVDIDPGKFLDSFRPEMPAPAAHENAGTDGDAPGGATGETEKVPAKAKKEVEYLKRFLHAPKIPVCSGKTAYIRKGYHERIQRIVQVIGKNGLTLSVYVDRVLEQHFREYEEVIRRLYKKNYEDIY; translated from the coding sequence ATGGCCAAGAAACTCGATGTGGATATTGACCCCGGCAAGTTCCTGGACTCGTTCCGCCCGGAAATGCCCGCGCCCGCCGCCCATGAAAATGCCGGAACGGATGGAGACGCCCCGGGCGGGGCGACAGGAGAAACGGAAAAAGTGCCAGCGAAAGCGAAGAAAGAGGTGGAATATCTGAAACGCTTCCTTCATGCACCGAAAATCCCCGTGTGTTCGGGCAAGACCGCCTACATCCGCAAGGGCTACCACGAGCGGATACAGCGTATCGTGCAGGTCATTGGGAAGAACGGGCTTACGCTGTCGGTCTATGTGGACCGTGTGCTGGAGCAGCACTTCCGCGAATACGAGGAAGTGATCCGCCGGCTTTACAAGAAGAATTACGAGGACATTTATTGA
- a CDS encoding DUF3408 domain-containing protein — translation MILFTLKNENKMGFFNSRTKKRGNGSPKADTPQVKNLETADVVIHIVDDTQLEKAAEFLRYLTPRQGAHRQCIYLSREMHGKLSRIVRTLGGNASTIGGYIENVLEEHLQTYGDDINALLRRETSQPL, via the coding sequence TTGATTTTATTCACCCTAAAAAACGAAAACAAGATGGGATTTTTTAATTCGAGAACAAAGAAAAGGGGGAACGGCAGCCCGAAGGCGGACACTCCCCAAGTGAAGAACCTGGAAACGGCGGACGTGGTCATCCACATCGTGGACGACACTCAATTGGAAAAGGCGGCGGAGTTCCTCCGCTATTTGACACCTAGGCAAGGGGCGCACCGCCAGTGCATTTACCTAAGCCGCGAGATGCACGGGAAACTGTCCCGTATCGTGCGGACATTGGGCGGGAATGCCAGCACCATCGGCGGGTACATTGAGAACGTGCTGGAAGAGCACTTGCAGACCTATGGGGACGACATCAACGCCCTGCTACGCCGTGAAACCTCGCAGCCGCTTTGA
- a CDS encoding DUF4134 domain-containing protein: MTKTLKKKQIILAALLLAANVQVFAQGNGMAGITEATSMVTSYFDPATKLIYAIGAVVGLIGGIKVYGKFSAGDPDTSKTAASWFGACIFLIVSATILRSFFL, from the coding sequence ATGACAAAGACATTGAAGAAAAAGCAAATCATCCTCGCAGCCCTTCTGCTGGCTGCAAACGTCCAAGTATTCGCACAGGGCAACGGCATGGCGGGCATCACCGAAGCCACCAGCATGGTCACTTCCTACTTTGACCCCGCGACGAAACTTATCTACGCCATCGGCGCGGTTGTCGGGCTTATCGGAGGCATCAAGGTGTACGGCAAGTTCAGTGCAGGAGACCCCGACACCTCCAAGACCGCCGCAAGCTGGTTCGGCGCGTGTATCTTCCTGATTGTAAGCGCGACCATCCTGCGCTCATTCTTCCTTTAA
- a CDS encoding DUF4133 domain-containing protein — protein sequence MAEYPINKGIGRPVEFKGLKAQYLFLFAGGLLAAFILFVILYMAGASQWLCIGFGTVSASSLVWLTFRLNAKYGEHGLMKLGAARMRPRHVLHRRRVSNLLQRKKKKGRNV from the coding sequence ATGGCTGAATACCCCATCAACAAGGGCATCGGTCGTCCGGTGGAGTTCAAGGGCTTGAAGGCGCAGTACCTGTTCCTGTTCGCGGGCGGGCTGCTCGCCGCCTTCATCCTCTTCGTCATCCTCTACATGGCGGGCGCAAGTCAATGGCTCTGCATCGGTTTCGGCACCGTATCGGCTTCCTCGCTTGTGTGGCTCACGTTCCGGCTGAACGCGAAGTACGGCGAACACGGGCTGATGAAGCTGGGCGCGGCACGGATGCGCCCCCGCCATGTGCTCCACCGCAGACGGGTGTCCAATCTGTTACAACGAAAAAAGAAGAAAGGAAGAAACGTATGA